The genomic interval agGAGGAATGTTAAGTGAAATTCCAATCCAGTAAAATGGCAAGCCGACAACAGTATGATGACCCAGCCTCTCAGCCCCTGTTTGGGGAGTCGCATCCTCAGGTTGGTAACATTTTGGTACTTCATAAGTTGATATTGTTGAAGCTCTAGTAAATGTAGTAttagtaagtttattgtaaagaaaggcctccggcccataatacaacatttatacataatatatatatacagataatacaAAGAGTTGTCcatatgtatatattaacaatGACATTTGAATGGAGAACAAAAACACTATAACTACAAGTATAACTTGTTCCAAGGGCTTTGTCAATTGGCTCGTATTATTTATTATCTATGTTAATGATATTCCGGATATTGCTAAAAGTAACTCATGGATATTCGGTGATGCCACAAAACTCTACTACAATGGATGTCTTGGTCTGAACTAGTTCATGTTAGAGTAAAAGTTGTGTGGCTGGCCGGTTAGCTCAGACAGGAGAGCACTAGCCTTGTTAGCGAGGTGTCCTGGGTTCGAGTTCCAGACAGTTCGCACAATTTTCTCACCCAGTGACATTTTGCACCCAACTTGGGTATGTGATATGCTACCTGGGTATACTCCTACGGAGGCCTATGGTTAAATATATATCATCCTGAATCCCTGTATTcaaggaaaaatatatatattcaagtgTTTGTCACGGTCTGAACTTGTTCACATTAGGGTAAAAGCTGTGTGGCCCCCCGGTTATCTCAGATGCGAGAGCACTTGCCTGTTAGCAAGGTGTCTGGGGTTTGAGTCCCGGACTGGCCGCACAATTTACTCACCCTGTGATGTTTGGCGCCCAACCTGGGTCCGTGACGTTACCTGGGTATACTTCTACGGAGGCCCATGATTAATTATTATCAAGTCGAATCCCTGTATTTGAGGACAAATACATATTCCAGTGGGTGTGTATGTCACGGTCTGAATTTGGTCACGTAAGGGTAGACATTGTGTGGGGGCCTGGTTAGCTGAGAAGCGAAAGCCCTGTTAGCaaggtgtcccgggttcgagtcccccACTGGCAGCACAATTTTCTCACCTTGAGACATGGAACAAACGGACATACTGCAGAATGATTTAAACGATCTAACTACAATTTATGTAAATGGGCGGATTAATGGGAActttcatttaataaatgtaaagTCGTCTATTACGGACATACCAACCCTGAACGGGATTATACAATGAACAACAAGACTAAAGAATCTGTAAAagttattgaatataaatattgaaatacttaaTCAAGCAAATCATAACATTAAATCAGTTTGTGATTCTCATGTAGTGCTTCAAAATGCTCTTTATTTAaaatgctgtttaaaaaaaaatcagagtcatttaatcaattattttacttTTCTTCTGAGATATTCACAATGTTTTGTATGTTATGGTGATTGGCCACTTTTAGGAGAATCACTTATTTTGAGCTAACATTAGCACATACTGCTCATGATGAGTTTAATGATACATTTGATCATGCATCAGTGAGTGTTTGAGGTGCACTGTTTGACTTTTGTTCTGAAGACTTGTCCTCTTGAACTGCTTGACATATTGTATCAAAACTTAACTTGAGTGATACTTGgaagattatattttaaaaattttgaaaattgggaaattaatgttgttgattttatgcttacacatacttataaattgataataaaaatgagtttaatattatattttctaaggttcaacttatacaGCTAGATTTGGTGATAATTTGACATGTTgagacttattaaaaaaaaatattttggaaaccttcaattggaaatttataggtcccatttgggaaaaatatatactttttttccttttccatttccattgggaatggatccccctaccggacccaaatttgaacgaaaacacactgagaccggaaccatttgaacaaaaattcttaagtaatattaattatttaataataaagtaGTGTATATGATTGCCCAATCCTCCCAATGTCAATACTTGATtcttcataaaaaataaacattcttatcttaataaaaacaacaacaacaaaacataatttaaataaaggaACAGATTAAATGAATCAAACATCAAATATTTACTTAGTTAAAAAAGATAAAGAAATTGTGCATGTTTTCCATGGAAATATTTTATTCTTGCAATCTTAAACCGACATATATAGTATGACCAATGAATGTTCAGGAAAAATAATTAACAATCATTTAATCATGGTACAATCAATCTTATATTGTTCACTCTACTTTATTGTTGTCACAGAATGAATAAAAATCTCAAAAGAGAAAAGTTTTGTAGTTGTTATCATATCTCATTGTTAAAGTAATTTGCTGTGCAAACCAAGGGTTCCAATATATGTTTATGTCTCACCAATGTCACCATAAAAAACTATATCTGCAATACAGTACTGTTTGTTGTAGATTTCTTATTAAAATTAGTTATAGAACAGGATAATTTATTTTGATGTAAAAGTaagtgaaatattatttttattttgttttgttttaggaTCGAATGTGTAATTTGGTTGTGGCATCACTAACAGGGATTATAGTTGCTGTAAGTACACAATTACTGACAATATCGACAAATATCATTGTGCCTTgtactgggaaaactggtcttataatgcatattcattaagtttttccccagattagcctatgctgtcTGCAtgaacttcctttaaacaaaaaaacacctTAAAAGTAGAAAGTGTCATGGCTGATAGATCTAGTCGgatctgtgcagactgcacaggcttaaccgtttaccacttaagtacatattttgacacttagtacatattttgacgcatttgtagaccattagaaagtaacatttaattaaatacctttcttactaaatttaagtttgaCAGGCTTCAATGAATTCCAACCCTTAGtttaactgatgagcagcaaacagcataaaacctgaacagaatgcaagttactcgcagactgttctggttttatgctccttgcaaaagccattttcactctgcttctaagtgggaaagggttaactggatggcactttactcacatgcaataAGCACTTTGTTCCCTGAATGAGGCTCATATTtacttatttacaattatttgaaatgtaaggtctttaaaaaatacatgagGACATCTACAAGAAAATCTATTCATTAGAAAGGAACATTAAGGTTAATTGTTTATGTACTAATTTATGGATTGATTTAAGGTTCAAAATTTGAATTTTGCATTGACTGATAACGTTTGTTTATTGATTGATGTTAACAGGTTACTATTGTGAGTGCGTTTGTCTTCCCAAAATGGCCACCGAAGGGTGTCAACATTTTTTTCGCAGTTGTGATGCTGTTTATTGGAGGCTCTCATCTGATGCTGGTAActattagtttagtttaaacctatttattttagcttgatttcataggaagcctaaggcttatttgaaacactctcgagtccgtttcctgggtctagaaccagtacttggtgactaagggggaaatctaaagaacgctcccactatggggattgaacccgtgacctcctgatcgttaggtggacaccatatcttCTAGGCCACTGCGACCTAGTAACTATTGATAGCTGCTTCAGCTAAAATTACATATTGTTACCGTCAGCAACAAAGTAAAGGGGGTATACTGGATTCACCAAGGATGGATGTCCATCTGTCGGTCTATCTGTAGATGCAAACTTGTCTAGTACATGTTAAgttcttcttcttttttaaatgtacaacattttAACCAACTTGCATTGTTCCTCAtgataaataaattgtgaagttGTAAATTGTATTTGGAATATCTGTGCTTGTGTTAATAATGctctattttccttttttaatgcAACTTGCTACATCTTACAAAATGAGCATGTACGTCACTGATGTGTACAGCTTAAATGTAGTAAATTGCTTTGAGTTAGTCTGATGTAAGTAGGTTTGGCGTAGTGGTTGGTTGGTCTGAAGACTTAAGTTTTTggtgtcaaaggtcaaggtcatggacTAGTAACCTGAAATTTGATTTCCCTAgatatctagagaatgctttTAACTAGTCTATGATCATTTAAATTGATATGCTGGTTACTTTGGATCAAGAGGAGTagccttttttttttttaggtaaAGGAGTCAGAGAGGTCAAGGTCTCGGGGGTTTGTaaaattaaagaatttaaacACAATATCTTGACAATGATTTGATTTAGGGACATGTTAATAAGTATGCTGATAAGTCTTGAGGGAGGAAACTTCATTAAATACCTATATCCATTTAAAGATCATAGTGCATGCAGGCCTGTAGGCAGgattttgaaaaggggggtgcacATTTtccctagaaaattttgaaaatgaaacgtaaaatcctgcattctggtaacttttttctgtatttagagactgaagttatagagcatttttgtatgaaatttcactttcattgaccatactcagtgactgatggACATGAATATGTTATAACATACATAAATTCCGCACGACCGTTTTTCAATAatcacctttttcgatcagtcacggaaatacactattttatacggtgtttaacccgccACTAGTATGCGCACACACtctgtttacatatgcaacaacaaatttatagaatgtaaaatcaacaataagaacagtataaaatatcattatttattggaatcttgataaaattggtgtactgtaaaaccattaaatttagTCGGGTAGGAATTTTcatggatttcgttggtccactgaaccacgaattcaagtaccaacgattatttatacatttttaatccgaaatcggacATTTCCGAATGTCAATTCCGACATTTTCTTGTGTTGTCAGTTATcagagatatttgtttttgtaatagttacttcacttcagtaggtcacattacactatatctatcagtttttctttttttattcatcatcgttaatgtacgttttattaatcatggtaaataaatataataaatagcatTACCAATTGTGGAGAAAAACACATTTCTATTACGTGAAGTcgtaaaattaacagtttgcagatttatcatatatgtcaatatgggcaagagacataacggtttccacacatgtattttggggacctcATCACTCAATTGTTTCTACTAGTGGACCGAacgcagcgattttccttgtccaattgggaaaagtacccgtaccggtccgattgggaaaaattgagtcgtgaaaacctcaaaattgggaaaaatcgagtcgtgaaatcctgaaattgggaaaatcgcgtcgtgaagtttgggtcttattgaatacatcatacagttcatacttaattgaacatacccatttaaataatcatttgcaggcatgccttaatgaccattaagttataaagtttatataaataacaaaatattataaagaacacaccaaatcaattactagttgttttaatctcttttaaagcaatgtctctctctttcatttttgtgaaaatttcaacaatctttgatgtttgatcatcactcagttgcttgcatcccgccctgcacagcatcattattgctgtcaatgtgtcctgtgatagatggttccgattggttttttggcataatatttgctattatgactcatttcaaactacgataaggttacaaaccgacgtaaaacagtacgctggctgcctggcaaaagaaccggaaacagtaacaactctattgattgaatgcgctgaataataaaacccgaaattaatcgagcgcgtggttacacacaactatacgattttctttgttcgctcgccgaaagttggttttttacgaaactttctatcgttttgagaaaaaattcggacgctgattgggatttttccagatgccgattgggaatttgggaattttcgctcgattgggaaagtaccgttttgggaatttgggaattttcgttcgattgggaaagtaccgtttaccggtactttataaagaaggaggaaaatcgctgcgaAGTGAGAAGtgcaaatattttcaaaacaacatcgatggcaattagcgagcagggacccacaagtgcgccgctttatcacTCTTATCGATAATTATCGGCAAAACttgcatgcttcagtgcacattaacctcaagtcttgctgtcaacacagattagcagattatgcttcgttattactctggatgtttgaataaaagtttaattattatgacggtcagtcttccccgaaaattttaAATCCACAAAATTACGTATCAACGAATTAGTTGATTTTCATTCAACCACGAAATTTCGTGTTAAAACCTTAactcagagttatggcccttttaaattttccttTAACTCTacttatagtgcaattcttttccgggctatttctcagcaactaatgaccggaattcaattaaacattatgggaagcttcactaccaagaggagatgtgcatattgtcagcgggttctggtcggatgatttttcacagagtaatggccctttgaaattttctataaaaaaattcttgtccctccaactactgtgccctcaagtcgtttccttttatctgaatatatagtgcaatattgtgacaaaaaaacctttggggagcatcacccgtctccaatgGTTTcttactttcatgctatcatgagggtaccttgactctcaaggtcaaattattaatttttgcataaattggcataacttctttatttatgatcagatttgattgatacttggacaaaacaactcttacctgacataccacaatagactccacccaaactgtCCAGCCGACgtcccaccccagaatcccccccccccaaagttatttttcttttttttgaaagatcatctaataaatgaccacaccctcacactataccccctccccctaattatttttttttgaaacatggttaaaaaacacaaatatttatttttattttgctcaCCCAAAATgtgtacccctaaagtatcatagatattgcttaccgtatacgtgcgcttataagacgccctcgcttataagacgcaccccgatttCGGACTTTATAATCGGTGGGTttaagactgacccgcgtgtaagacgcggtcaaattttgccgttttcatcgACCGAAAAACAGCAGAATGTTGAAGAAAATCAATAAGaaacacattgagaatttttcaaactcgcgctgcatacaataagtaattcacgcaagtccgaaaaataaaacaatcaaacaacaaagtaaataatatttgtttatttcatgatatataagtaggttttaatttattttcaagtattattcaaacagtaataataattatcaaattaacacaatttctaacaattgcgtatttaatcaatttgccataacaatttcaaacatattacgttcgtaattgATCGTATCAGTCATCTTAAAATCCCTCGAAATCCTCATCATCGCTTTCACCTAACAGTCCGTAGAATTCCTCACTAGTGAGAGTGTCATCGTAAACCCAGTCgccgatatcatcatcatcatcgtcgcaaTCACTAACCTTTGCACAGGCCGATACATCCTCAGATTGATCGCGATTTTCCACAAGATCATCAAACAACTCGTCGTCCTGTGTACCATCCATTGAGTTTGAGATCATAAGAGTTACGTTTGCGTTTCATTTTGACGATTCCAGTAGttgttatttgtaaatataattgtattgtttgacgggTATTGAAAACTAAGAGGCAGATATAGATTATCTTGATTATGCAAATGTTACGCCCATTGTCATAAGGTAATGCCTACTTttataaaattagccaatcgcgtgatagagtgaaaTCACGGGTCAAAAAGAAAGCCACCTGTGGATAATTGCATGctggataattgcatgcggtcgctctttgcttcCGCTGTCGTGGGtccctaataaataaggtgtcatTGGCATAAGGGGGTCGTCTGAatgaacgtgtttatttaacaattgactattttcagacgatacccttattgccaattatgtcttaattgacaattaacagtgtcgaacaaagacgatcaggtgatacaaatttGTCAAGAAGCACTTGTAAttgcgtgtttatttaacaattaacagtttcaaactgcgaactgattttgctgttattttaagcatgtttggCATCGTGTCGCtgcttacacacgtatactattatgtccaatttatatgacatttaacgacgtcgcgcgcagacaatcgggtgatacaaacttttcaagtaTAACCATGGACAATAAAACACCTTACGaccccaaaataacaaaattcaaataaaaaataatagacaacacaatcaataacgatacattttatttcaagtaaatcggtaactgaacatagcgttccgatacacggtacagactttagagaaaatgcaaatggctgccgcgatgattcaaaacaattgacaagtgtccaacttggccagCGTTAAAGCCCAGTAAActtgatattttgatttttttttacaagtatctcgcttataagacgcgacccccactttaacttattaatttgagtcttaaaaatgcgtcttataagcgcatgTATACGGTACATACTTTGAACACTCACAAGCTATCATAAGGGggcagtaaaggacaagttgcataactctggttgtcatttttacggacttatggcccttttttgacttagtaacttcgAATATAtggttattttttgtgtttagatccactttacttctaaagtatcaaggctattgctttcaaacttcaaatactttcatgctatcatgagggtactgtacctggcaagttgaattttaccttgacctttgaatgaccttgactctcaaggtcaaattattaaattttgctaaaattgccataacttctttatttatgattagatttgattgatactttgacaaaccaacacttacctgacataacctaatagactccacccaaaccatcccccatgccttcccccgaacccccccccccaaaaaagcgtgttttttttaaagatcatcttataaatgaccaagacaccctcacactattacccccccaaaaaaaagattttttttaaacatgttttttttttccattttcttttttcatttttggaagctaatgtaataaatgaccacaccccaacactatacaccctctccactccacccctccctcctttgtgatatAAATTGAGACATGTTCCTTtacctttaaaaaagaaaaatagatgagcggtctgcacccgcaaggtagtgctcttgttgttttttggtAGCTTACATGTGGACATATTTAGGGATTGCATTTTGGGCCTGTGAGATCATGGTCACTCTTAACATTAGAAAAACTGTTGAAACTTAATACTGGATGGAGATTTTTGCTGTTATTTTGTTTGAAGGTAGCATTTGGATCAAGGTGActgttttatgtaaaataatttcAGTTTACATTCACTACTACAGCAGGATAATCAACTAAAATGTTGTCAATATGATCATCATATCAGGTTACAGACAGAAAATGTACATTCTACTATCAAAGCAGAGGAATGTTTGAGTTCACTGTCTTTGGACAGCCTTTGTTAACcgatttatgccaagcgtctagaagaaaggccttggcaaacagcgtagacccagatgagatgccacatgatgcagcgtctcatcagggtctgcggtGTTTGCTTAAAGATATTTCTgtaagcaatattctaaataaagaaataaatatactagacccccctaattttggaaataatttgatccaattaagaaggatgggagagtctactaggcataaatgggttaaaatatcaCCAACCAATTGCATATATTCACCCCTTCTCTGCATGTCCCttggcatacatgttttacatcaTCTCTCGTTAAATAAGACTGTTCTGATTTTAACTATTTGATGTTAACCTCTCATACATATCATGAACAATTATCATAGGATGCAACATCATAGACATCCATGATCTTTAAGTGTTACATTGTTTACGTTACAAACATAAAAAAAGTAATGTTGGCAACGTAATTTTTCAGCATTCAATACCATCATTTTTAGGGAGGCAggttcggagaaaacccaagctattgtcatagccagctcgttgatCGCCGTCTGCCGtgcgccgtaggcgtcgtgctaaaaccttaacattggccataactttttaaatattgaagatagcaccttgatatttggcatgcatgtgtatctcatggagctgcacattttgagtggtaaaatgtgAAGGTGAacttcatccttcaaggtctaggttgcaaaaaacaaagtaaagggaagtaataagcccacgtttatatttttgttaaataaatcaaagcagcgcagtagggggcgcagtaggcggcattgtgtttctgacaaacacattgtggtaaaaggtcaaggtcatcctttacggtctacggtaaaaaatacagatttaagggaagtaataagctttaaaaattgagaaaattattcaatattgaacatagccactttatatatttggcatgcatgtgtatctcacggagctgcacattttgagtgatgaatctacagtcacggtagtggcttttttagctcacctgatagcccaagtgagcttttgtgaccggtcattgtccgtcgtatgtcagtccgtccgttcgtccattaacatttgctcgtaaacactctagaggccacatttctcgtcccatcttcatgaaacttggttagaagcttTGTCcgaatgaaatctcggccgagttcgaaactgggtagtgcctggtcaaaaactaggtcaaaaaaaagaaaaaccttgtaaacactgtagaagtcacatttcatgcccaatcttcatgttactttgtcaaaatgtttgtcttaatgatatcttggttgagttcaaaagtggttccgatccgttgaaaaacatggccgccagtggacggggcagtttgccttatttggctatagagaaacctcgtaaacactctataagtcacaatttttgcccaatcatcataaaagatGGTCAAACCATtcgttcaattgatgtctcggacgagttccaaaatggtcgagatcgttgaaaacacatggccgccattgggcggggcatttttctctatatgtatatagtggcatgcagttttccctatttggctatagagaaaccttgtaaacactctagaagtcacaatttttgcccaatcatcataaaagttggtcaaaacattggttttattgatatcttggatgagtttgaaaatgctcaggatcagtgaaaaaacatggctgccagtgggcggggcatttttgtctatatgtatattgtgaaaacatgtgagcacagcagaagtcacatttttggccaaattttcattaaatttgctcagaacatttgtttccttgatacgagagttgagttcaaaaatggttccggtcagttgaataacatggctgctgggaggggggcagttttctcattatcccccccccccccctttcgaagaagagggggtatattgttttgctcatgtcggtccgtccgtccaccagatggtttccggatgataactcaagagcgcttatgccaaggatcatgaaacttcataggtacattgatcatgactcgcagatgactcctattgattttcaggtcactaggtcaaaggtcaaggtcacgatgatccaaaatagtaaaatggtttccggatgataactgaagaatacttatgcctagaatcatgaaacttcatagatacattgatcatgactcgcagatgactcctattgattttcaggtcactaggtcaaaggtcaaggtcacggggacccaaagcagtaaaatggtttccagatgataactcaagaacgcttatgcctaggatcatgaaacttcatagatacattgattatggattatgactcgcagataacccctattgattttcaggtcactaggtcaaaggtcaaggtcacgatgacccgaaatagtaaattggtttccggataactcaagaacgcttaggcctaggatcatgaaacttcataggtacattgatcataactcggagatgacccctattgattttcaggtcactaggtcaaaggtcaaggtcacgatcaccctaaatagtaaaatggtttccggatgataactcaagaacgctttaggcctaggatcatgaaacttcataggtacattgatcatgactcgtagatgacccctaatgattttcaggtcactaggtcaaaggtcacggtgacccgaaatagtaaaatggtttccagatgataactcaagagcacttatgcctaggatcatgaaacttcataggtacattgatcatgactcgaatatgacccctattgattttcaggtcacttggtcaaaggtgaaggtcacggtgacctgtaatagtaaaatggtttctggatgatcactcaagaacgcttatgccttggttcatgaaactttataggtatattgatcatgactcgcagatgacccctattgattatcaggtcactaggtcaaaggtcaaggtcacagtgccaaaaaacgtattcacacaatggctgtcaaggtcacggtgactcaacttagaaaaattgtttccggatgataactcaagaatgcttacgcctaggatcatgaaacttcataggtacattgatcatgactcgcatatgaaataatgatgaaacttgaccaggatgtttgtctggacaatatctaggtcaagtttgacatttggtaaagattgaatgaaccgacttctctcaggtgagcgaactagggccatcttggccctcttgtaattATTTGccactaaaaatagagattttttACAGACAAttgttttcaagggaagtaatttatataattataaatctcattttatatatttccttaccaagaattgaagttcttttcacagttactgtacagatttattattttgattattaataacccaaatgattgatttgtcaaagtttttttttaatgatataaatataatttctttgatgtacattacatacctgtggacttatgtccatagatacatgatcaactctggctatgatctcttttaaaccacaggccttggtttgTCAGTGATGTCCGACATGGTCATAaatgactgtgagaccctccccaccccaccctccctccccccggttggattggacaaaattcaagggaagtaataacctttaaaggaagatgatttctatacctgccaaatgataaatagaaattttatttcaatgcggcgcagtagggggggggggcattgtgtttctgacaaacacatctcttgttgggtcactaggtcaaaggtcaaggtcactgtgacctctaaaaaataaaaataaatctgacaagctttcgcagccgagcgtggcacccgttatgc from Dreissena polymorpha isolate Duluth1 chromosome 1, UMN_Dpol_1.0, whole genome shotgun sequence carries:
- the LOC127879453 gene encoding transmembrane protein 243-like — encoded protein: MASRQQYDDPASQPLFGESHPQDRMCNLVVASLTGIIVAVTIVSAFVFPKWPPKGVNIFFAVVMLFIGGSHLMLIYWYRQGDLDPKFRRLIFYNAFTMIMLCVVGNLYLHNVNT